A segment of the Corylus avellana chromosome ca2, CavTom2PMs-1.0 genome:
TTTTTTCTTTGTAGTTCTTCCAGCTATTGTTTAACACCACATGATTTGGTGCTCTATATGCTAACAAGGATTTTGGTCGTTTGATGTCCACTAATATACttggcctttttctttttttggtctttttcttttagttttaacATTTCTTGTACAGGTCATTGGCCTTCAGAAGATGTACTTGCTTACTTTTGCTTATCACAGGCAGACATGTTCAGGTTTGTAATGATAAGATTTTTGTGTCAAATGTTATTTATGCAGGCGACTGCTGAATCTTAGTGCATTTTTTATCAGTTGTTTGCACTTAGAAAATTTATCTATATTATTTCTATCTAATTTATATGCATTTTCCCCTAATTTTTCCAGGTATAAAAGAGTTATTGAGCTTGGATCAGGTTATGGATTAGCTGGTTTAGTTATTGCAGCCATCACCGAGGCATCAGAGGTAGTGATATCAGATGGAAATCCTCAAGTAGTGGATTgtatcctttatttatttactttttgatgAAGGCAGTATCCTCTCCCATAGATTGGTTAATTGACTTTTGGTTTAATCATGCTAAGCGTTATTGTGTGGGGGAAATCTTTGTATATTATATCTTTTTATGGTATCCGTAGGTTGATATGTCTTGTTATTGTCTGTTGAAGTCCGGAGACAATTTTTTTGAGACACCTCCTTCAACTTTTCTGTGGAATAATAATGCGTATTGCCAAGGGTGATAAGGAGTAGAAAATCTTGTTGAGACGTGGGAGGTTTCTTGTCCTTCACAAAGTGGGAAGTTTGGATGGTGGCGTAAGACAAAAGGCTTTGTGTCTGAGGCATTGTGGCTTGCTTGTGTGACTGTGTCTTCTTCAGGGGATTGCTATAGAAAAATCATGAGTGACAAATTTTCTGGATGGGGGCATCAAGCTTTTAGTTTTTTGAGCCAAATCTTCAATAGCGGCCCTAGAATAGAGTTGGAGGCCTCCTCAATAGTTGGGTATGTGGACGGGCTTGGGCTGTTTCAACCCAGGACCAGTCCCTGCTCTGTTTGTCCTATATATTTCTTCTGTTGCTGTTGGTGTCGTCCAATCCTCTCATTTTTCTGATATTGTCTGTATTTGCACAGTTCTGTTACTTATTGGTACCGTCAcatccctctttttttttttttttttttgtgtattttttttccttgcaaccctccccacacaaaaaaaaaaaaaaaaaaaacgcactcacacacacacaaacaaccctcctcttcctcttttttcttcaggATTCAGACTGGGGGTTCTTTGACATCCAGATATTCAGCGTAACATAGATGCCAATACTGGAGCATTTGGTGCAACCAGAGTGAACTCTATGACATTGCATTGGGATCAAGAAGAAATATCAAATCTTTCTAATGCTTTTGATGTCATTATTGCAAGTGACTGGTAAGTTTAATCTTGCTGAAGTATTTATTTTGATACAATGTGCATCATGCAGTGCTTCTTTCTTCATTTGAGAGTATGCAGAATCATTGAATGTGGTTGAagtgattttatattttaattgctaAAATGTGTTTCCAAGTGCTTTCTGATGGCCTGTGACAAGCACTAGGGGTTTGAATTTCTGAATCTGGCTGTCAGATGACACTCGCACAGCAGCATCACATCTATCTGGTGGATGCTTCTTTTGCTTCCTACTAGTTTTAGTTTAATTACTAAGTTTGTGAGGTGATTGGCTGAGGAAAACTTTTTCGTTGCCTATATTTCTATGACCTGGAGATGTCTAGATAGGTAAGTTTTCTTCATTGGTCGACAGAAAAGGCACTTGTACGTAATGCATGAACATTTATGCACATGCAGCCACACACTGACGAGCTTTTCTCATCTTCATGTCAAGTTTAtctttttcaatatttattagttttattCCTTTTTGACAGCACTTTCTTTAAGGAATTCCACAATGGCCTTGCTCGAATCATCAAGCTCCTGTTGAATAAAGCGGGTCCCTCTCAAGCCATATTTTTCAGTCCTAAAAGAGGCAATTCATTGGACAAGTTTCTCGAGACAATCAACCAAAATGGCTTGTTTTTCAGTGTAACAGAGAACTATGACGCAGAAGTTTGGAAGCGTCATCAGGCATTCATGGATTGCAAAAACTCCTCCTGGACCAGCTACGAACAGGACCATTGCTATCCGGTAATGGTCAGAATTACACTATGAACTTTCTGTGGCTATTTTCCCTTGTGTTCTGTCTATATTTTGGACCGTTAAGTTCTTGGCCTGCTTTTTTCCGTTGTTGGTTGGCCCTCATGTTAGGCATAGATTTTGTTATTATTCCCAGGATGCAGGAAATTTTCCATGTAGGTATGGTTTGTTAGGGTACTACAGTTTCTACTAGAAGTCTTTACAAGCTGACGTGACACTTCACGTGGCATTTATATGGGCTATCACGTTAggactaaacaattaaatttgtaaagaaATTATATAGTACTCCAACTATTTTCCTTGCCAATAAAGAAATGCATACAAATACTGCATTTGATTGATCTAATGATCAATTTATTAGAGATATTACTTTGAAAATAATATAGGTGAGTGCACTAAAGCTTTTGACCTAAGAAGATTCCTTTATCTCCATATAGGCATCAAAGTTACAAATTAAAAGCTTTTAGATATAGCCGTCCATGAGTAAACAAAGACCCTCCACCTAAAGATAAAGAACGACAATGTCAAAAGCTATTAGATACTCTGTGGATCGATTAAACTAGAATTTATTGGGCGTGGATGGAATATTTGCTTTTAGACACTGAGAATAAGGGTGCTTGTACAAACAAGTATAGGTGATTCTTCTCTTGTTTCTGTCTGTGATGAATCAATCCACTGCTAAAGGGAAAATGGAAAATGCTTGCagtactacaacttttattacaattcTGTTACCAACTCACGGcacaatttatatttataaaaatgagtGTCACATGCAATACTTGACAGCCCACATTTTAATGTAATGAAAATTTCAATGAAAAGCTCTATAATGCctactttcctttttctttttgcctttagAGTAAGTTCTAAAATTGGGGCATACGACAAGATTGCTCAATCAAGGATTTTTTGTTACTTTACCAAGATGTTCATGAACCAGAAAGTTTTGGGTAAGTAATATTTACCTGACTATTAAGGGACCATCAGCTCGTGTCTCCCACAATTATAGATATATTAAATAATACCAAAGTTCATTTTTAGGTTCATCAAATCcgagtttctttttcttctgatttACCCTctgtttttattggtttttttttactataaaatgTGTACTACCGCATGACACTTTCACATTAcactcattttcataaaatgagTTTGCAAGCAAGCAAATTGTAATGATAACCCAAGCATATTTATTTGGAAAAGTTGGGATGCAAAAGCACCACTAAAAATGGACCGCAATCGTCTTCTTATCTTAAAgtagttttgtttctttctttgtggCTTTGTGTTGTGTCATGTGGGGGTGGGGGCGAACCGCACACAAGTGGGTGAAGAATCACATCTCTCGAGTCTCATCTTTTCTCTCATAGGCAGTAGGGCAACAATTTGGATCATAACCTATTTTGGCTTGTTtagctttattttcttctctcataACAACGGTGTTTTAAATTCTCCTACATGTAAGAACATGCAAGAATTACCCGACAGTTGCATGTTTTTTGAGCTTTAGACTTTAGATGGACTAAATGTTGGATGCTTCCACACTTCTATTGTGACATCTCACCAGCCCTTTATTCACCGACATAAGAGCATATGATAGTAGGGTagcaatttttttggtttgttattaTCATCAATATCATCgataactttattattattgttttgttgttgttgtcgtcATCAAATTTACTTCTAGGTTTTTCCATTACAAGTCAATTAGGATCGAGGGGTttgacaaatttaattaaatgggtcgtaTTCCTATCGACACATATAATTGTATATCTATAATTTGACAACAAACCCGAATTATAAACTCAAATCGTCATCCTTAATTactaagtgtatatatattccTGAAATTCCTCTTATATATTCCTGAAATTCCCCTTCTGATGTTGAGTTGAATGACCAGTGTAATCCTGAAGGCTGCCTCTTGGTGATAAttgaaacttttgtcaaaagagATGGTTGATGATTGATGTGCCAACTTAACCAATTGGGTATGGAAATGAGAAGCCATTGTAGCATTGATGTGAAATGGCATCAACTTTCATGAATTTTGGCCAAAATCACTTCCGGACGTTTTCCAATCCTTTGTGCTTCACGCTAGTACTCATCAAATTTATCAATTATTCTAAAAGTtcaatttaacagaaaaataatcATTGAATTAGAATGATAGTACTTGTtggtctttaatttttttttttttttttctcttttaataaaGACGGATAGGGGCACTCCACATTAGcttaataattatcttaaaaacttaagttaataaaaaataatttaattaatatttttttcattcgaATCTTATCCAactatttccaaaaaaaataccTGCCCTAAGTGTGGAACACAAGCTTCGTTAGCTTTCATGATTACATCTTGAAAATGGCTGAAAGCACAATTTCTTTATGCTACAATTGACAAGCAATATCTTCTCAAACTTCAAATAATATTCAAAAGATTCATGATTGCAGTTCAATTGTATATCTAAAGTTGGCCTCATTATTCCTTTTAGCTAAGTTTGTAAGAAAAACTTTGCTGGTGCCTATCTATCATTTTACCCCAGTGAGAACAACCAAAAGGTTTAATGAAAGTCTAAGATGAaaaagatatttatttattattttttttttccactttccTAGTGAGCAGAGCTTAAAGCAAAGGGAAAAGCAAGCCCCACCGAGCAGAGGCAGACAAAGTATTAAAGATTTTTTATATGCTGGGCTAAAGTTGTAATTGCCGAATGAAAATCTATTCtgtttaatgattaattaaatgattagatttATTATAAGCAGTAATTTATCAATGgacaataatgaaaatgattaCATATAATTTGTAACCTTATAAAATGACTACTCTCTCCCAAGAACGCGAGCACCTTGTGTGCAGTAAATCTATGTgtaacttttttctcttttctattttaccTCTTTTTACATAACAATAATTGAAACTCCTACTACACGATCTTACAAGCTCACAAGATAATTTATGTGACAAGTAGCACGTCaactattaaataattaaatttacttagttaaattttgttaattttacacgggtttctttttcttctcaaatctAGTATTTAATTCTTCCTCCAAAATCCATAAAACCATAGAAATGAGCAACTGACATTTAATCTAATCTAACTCACATAATAATTCCTTGAAACGGAGAGAATCGTATTCCTTTAAAAAGCGGGTTGCAAAGTGACCATAATCACTGATGTTGGTATTGATGATTTCTAATTTCTATCATTAAACGACTGCCATTGCCGATATACATGAGAATTGAACCAAGCACATGGCAGGGATAGAACTACAAGCATAAGAATGAGAGGAGAGAAATGGCCAAAATCAAGGTAGATGAAAAAGCTAAAGAACGGTGAACTCTAGACGAGTCCCCTGTGGCCAAATTGGCTAACCATGAAGTCGCCAGTTCAGCCTGCATAAGTGCTGAGTCTGAACCAGATTCTGGCCCTGACCCATCTGTCGTTGTTCCTGCTATCTCGGGAGGCGAATCTCTTGAAGATTTCAAACTGCATGCACAAGAAGAATAAGTTTAAAAAAGAATCATTGTACAATTATTATTGGGT
Coding sequences within it:
- the LOC132170625 gene encoding calmodulin-lysine N-methyltransferase; translation: MEASRTTAKASSLRWQILRQALLSRPPPLIPEEKEEEEQSETSIKRISRKASQGFNLIPCHVVDDDAVLASGSLMRRGHAREARMCYTLPVDGAPRIFLTQRVDERADLGDFETCNRYNIDNTGLVCHWPSEDVLAYFCLSQADMFRYKRVIELGSGYGLAGLVIAAITEASEVVISDGNPQVVDYIQRNIDANTGAFGATRVNSMTLHWDQEEISNLSNAFDVIIASDCTFFKEFHNGLARIIKLLLNKAGPSQAIFFSPKRGNSLDKFLETINQNGLFFSVTENYDAEVWKRHQAFMDCKNSSWTSYEQDHCYPVMVRITL